A genomic region of Danio aesculapii chromosome 21, fDanAes4.1, whole genome shotgun sequence contains the following coding sequences:
- the LOC130214658 gene encoding glucose-dependent insulinotropic receptor: protein MISFNMTQATSLQTMKENFRVTSPSPELTTPAVIERVVVTTGCILSVGSILIISTNLLVTISLIMLIRKRGYQSWCFVLNLSIADILVGVAITGIATDALKGTTASMEKGICLFRMTFIMAPTAASILTMFMISLDRYMAIKLPLRYSELMNEKMIAGALVFTWILSSLVGFSPGILKPMQQENYQKVCTFFSVIEPKSIVVVFCMFFFPLLSVFIYFYMDILKIACSHQKRIRAQQASSRFLTSSRYWGHVKALRTVAVLVGCFTLFWCPFFVVSIVQVSCPDCELYYFLENHLWLLGTANSLINPLVYACWQREVRDQICEIFAYIKVGFCRERHSKGGDGCTTDHLTVAHAVEFHDKSLTSPLNYCSSVTIPE from the coding sequence ATGATCTCTTTTAATATGACTCAGGCGACTTCCTTGCAAACTATGAAGGAGAACTTCAGAGTGACATCACCCAGTCCCGAGCTCACAACTCCCGCTGTTATTGAAAGAGTAGTAGTGACCACTGGCTGTATTCTTAGTGTGGGATCCATATTAATCATCTCCACCAACCTTCTAGTCACCATTTCCCTGATCATGCTCATTCGCAAAAGAGGCTACCAGAGCTGGTGTTTCGTTTTAAACCTGTCCATTGCGGACATTCTAGTCGGTGTGGCCATTACAGGCATTGCCACTGATGCTCTCAAAGGAACAACAGCTTCTATGGAGAAGGGCATTTGTTTGTTCCGAATGACTTTCATCATGGCGCCGACTGCCGCCTCCATCCTAACAATGTTCATGATTTCGCTGGATCGCTACATGGCTATAAAACTGCCGCTCCGCTATTCGGAGTTAATGAATGAGAAGATGATCGCAGGGGCTCTGGTCTTCACTTGGATTCTCTCATCACTGGTGGGATTTTCACCTGGGATTTTAAAACCAATGCAGCAGGAAAACTATCAAAAGGTCTGCACGTTCTTCTCCGTCATCGAGCCCAAAAGCATTGTTGTGGTCTTCTGCATGTTTTTCTTCCCACTGCTCTCAGTCTTCATCTATTTCTACATGGATATCCTAAAAATCGCCTGCAGCCACCAGAAGCGGATCCGTGCACAGCAAGCAAGTTCACGCTTTTTGACGTCTAGTCGTTACTGGGGTCACGTAAAAGCCCTGCGGACTGTAGCCGTGCTGGTTGGATGCTTCACCCTCTTCTGGTGTCCATTTTTCGTGGTCAGTATTGTGCAGGTCTCATGTCCAGACTGTGAACTTTATTACTTTTTAGAGAACCATCTGTGGTTGCTGGGAACCGCAAACTCTCTTATCAATCCCCTGGTGTACGCCTGCTGGCAGCGAGAGGTGAGGGACCAGATCTGTGAAATCTTTGCTTATATTAAAGTGGGGTTTTGTCGTGAGAGGCATTCCAAGGGAGGGGACGGATGCACAACAGACCACCTGACTGTCGCCCACGCTGTAGAGTTTCATGACAAGTCTCTGACCAGCCCGTTAAATTACTGTAGTTCTGTCACAATTCCAGAATAA
- the rbmx2 gene encoding RNA-binding motif protein, X-linked 2 produces MNPLTKVKLINELNEREAQLGIKETVSWHSVYKNSAWVFIGGFPYELTEGDIICVFSQYGEIANINLVRDKKTGKSKGFCFLCYEDQRSTILAVDNFNGIKIKGRTIRVDHVANYRPPKDTDDIDDITKRLREEGCAPKAVSSSEEESAEEYTVPVKKPKKDKKEKKKKKKEKKEKKKALKLDKREGCSESSASSPVRVKKEKEDAAYEKYSVKGPAASRRDRADEQEQFREREEGKKTDRRHADTQQRESDRGGERDGERDREQERDGGRQRDGERDRERERDGGRQRDGERDRERERDGGRQRDGERDRERERDGGRQRDGERDRERERDGGRQRDGERDRERERDGGRQRDGERDRERERDGGRQRDGERDRERERDGGRQRDGERDRERERDGGRQGDGERQRDGERDRERERDGGRQRDGERDRERERDRDRKRDRGNGKHRDHSREREHRRN; encoded by the exons ATGAA TCCACTGACCAAAGTGAAGCTGATCAATGAACTGAATGAAAGAGAAGCTCAGCTAGGCATCAAAGAGACTGTGTCCTGGCATTCAGTCTATAAAAACAGCGCCTGGGTCTTCATCG GTGGATTTCCATATGAGCTGACAGAAGGAGACATCATCTGTGTTTTTTCTCA GTATGGAGAGATTGCCAACATCAATTTGGTTCGAGATAAAAAGACGGGCAAATCCAAAGGATTCTGTTTCCTGTGCTATGAAGATCAAAGGAGCACCATTCTGGCTGTCGATAACTTTAACGGAATCAAG ATTAAGGGCCGGACCATACGTGTGGACCACGTAGCGAATTATCGACCACCGAAGGACACGGATGACATTGATGACATCACTAAACGTTTACGCGAAGAGGGATGTGCTCCTAAAGCAGTTTCGTCCTCTGAGGAAGAGTCTGCAGAAGAGTACACTGTACCTGTAAAGAAGCCTAAAAAAG ATAAaaaggagaagaagaaaaagaagaaggagaagaaagagaagaaaaaggcTCTGAAGCTGGACAAACGTGAGGGGTGCTCTGAAAGCTCTGCATCTTCTCCTGTCAGAGTGAAGAAGGAGAAGGAGGATGCGGCGTATGAGAAATACAGCGTGAAAGGACCGGCCGCTAGCAGAAGAGACAGAGCAGATGAGCAGGAGCAGTTCAGGGAGAGAGAAGAGGGCAAGAAGACAGACAGAAGACATGCAGACACACAGCAGAGAGAAAGCgacagaggaggagagagagatggGGAAAGAGACCGAGAACAAGAGAGAGATGGAGGAAGACAGAGAGATGGGGAAAGAGACCGAGAACGAGAGAGAGACGGAGGAAGACAGAGAGATGGGGAAAGAGACCGAGAACGAGAGAGAGACGGAGGAAGACAGAGAGATGGGGAAAGAGACCGAGAACGAGAGAGAGACGGAGGAAGACAGAGAGATGGGGAAAGAGACCGAGAACGAGAGAGAGATGGAGGAAGACAGAGAGATGGGGAAAGAGACCGAGAACGAGAGAGAGATGGAGGAAGACAGAGAGATGGGGAAAGAGACCGAGAACGAGAGAGAGATGGAGGAAGACAAAGAGATGGGGAGAGAGacagagaacgagagagagacgGAGGAAGACAGAGAGATGGGGAGAGAGacagagaacgagagagagacgGAGGAAGACAGGGAgatggagagagacagagagatggggagagagacagagaacgagagagagacgGAGGAAGACAGAGAGATGGGGAGAGAGacagagaacgagagagagacagggac